The following are encoded in a window of Drosophila simulans strain w501 chromosome 3L, Prin_Dsim_3.1, whole genome shotgun sequence genomic DNA:
- the LOC27206279 gene encoding uncharacterized protein LOC27206279 translates to MEASVAYALFLHRQELRRRQMLYVQVSKTKIKLTKELIAEQKQRLASCSAEDLQILSRETQFKRQLQQKLKHRSKQLKAIAKQQERRG, encoded by the coding sequence ATGGAAGCATCAGTCGCCTACGCTTTATTTTTGCACCGCCAGGAGCTGCGGCGTCGCCAAATGCTCTACGTCCAGGTCTCCAAGACCAAGATCAAGTTGACCAAGGAGCTGATAGCCGAGCAGAAGCAACGCCTAGCCAGCTGCTCGGCCGAGGATCTGCAGATCCTCAGCAGGGAGACCCAGTTCAAACGGCAGCTCCAGCAGAAACTCAAGCACCGCAGCAAGCAGCTAAAAGCCATTGCCAAGCAGCAGGAGAGGAGGGGTTGA